The Rhodothermales bacterium genomic sequence CACCCGTCGGGGCGCCATCGAGCAGCACGGCCTGGCCGTTGACGAACACGTGATCGACGCCCGTGCTGTACTGGTGGGGATCGTCGTACGTGGCGCGCTCGTCCACCGTATGGGGGTTGATCACCGCCACGTCGGCGTAGGCGCCAGCGCGCAACACGCCGCGATCGGACAGCCCGAGGCGCCAGGCAGGCAGGCTGCTCATCTTGCGGATGGCGTCCGGGAAAGCCAGCACATTTTCGCTACGGACATACATACCCAGCACCCGCGCGAAGGTGCCGTAATGGCGCGGATGAGGTAGACCTACCGACGGCTCCGCGGTGCCGCCGCCCCGGCCCTCGTTCAGACTGAACACGACGGCCTCTTTTATGCGGGCCCGCGTCCCGGGGTCGCGAAGCCGGGCGACGAGGTCTTCTTGCTCCCCTTCCAGGCTCCAGGGGGGAAATAAGACCGACAGATTCGTGCTCGACGCGGTGTACGGGGAGAGCCAGGGTGATGTCGATCCCCAGCGTGCGCGCCTCGTCCACCAGCCGGAGGGTTTCCATGCTGGTCCCCCACATGGATCTGCCAATCACATTATGTGGGTGATCTGCACGGGCAGCCGGCCCTCCTCACCGATTCGAATCGTTTCGTGGATACTCTCCATGACCTTAAGCCCTTAGTCCCGCATGTGGCTGATGAAGATCCCGCCGTGTTGCCCCGCCACCCGCGCCAGGGCGATCACCTCCTCGGTCGTCGCAAAAGCGCCGGGCACATATATCAGGCCGGACGACAGGCCCAGGGGCCCCTCCCGCATGGTGATGTCGACCAGCTGTTTCATCCGATCCAGCTCGGTTCCAGAAGGGGGATGGTCGGCCCGTCCCAGTACTTCGCTTCGCACGGTGCCGTGGCCGATCATGGTTCCTACATTGACCGCCGCCGGCGCCACCACCAGCAGAATACCCGTGAGCTTCATGTGGAATTGCAGATTAAGCGCGTAACGTTGATTTTAGGGATCGGGCCATCGCCTATCATACCTCTTTCATCCGCAACGTACAATGAACATGGACGCCTCGTTTTCCCCCATCGCGCTGATGCTGGCGCTGTCGCTTACGGTGCTTGTCGCTCGCCCGGCCGCCGGCCAGGGCGGCGGCGACCGGGAAGTCGGCCTCCCCTTCGCCACCCGCAGCGCGGTGCTCGCCCGCAACGGCATCGCCGCCACCAGCCACCCGCTCGCCTCCCAGGTCGCCATCGACATCCTCAAAAAAGGCG encodes the following:
- a CDS encoding amidohydrolase family protein, encoding MADPCGGPAWKPSGWWTRRARWGSTSPWLSPYTASSTNLSVLFPPWSLEGEQEDLVARLRDPGTRARIKEAVVFSLNEGRGGGTAEPSVGLPHPRHYGTFARVLGMYVRSENVLAFPDAIRKMSSLPAWRLGLSDRGVLRAGAYADVAVINPHTVDERATYDDPHQYSTGVDHVFVNGQAVLLDGAPTGVRAGRVLRR